Proteins encoded in a region of the Nicotiana tomentosiformis chromosome 9, ASM39032v3, whole genome shotgun sequence genome:
- the LOC104103085 gene encoding vacuole membrane protein KMS1 produces MGSKKKLNSQKSFRSASPVKEMPVSDLRAKHQQDLENLNLLTQPFRTLKLFSMAMMQYLRKSIAYLLSHRWCMLFSTIAVLALTLLVTTDGPHVKHVEEVLRYLKFGLWWVALGVASSIGLGSGLHTFVLYLGPHIALFTIKAMKCGRVDLKMAPYDTIQFQRTPLWLRKDCSEFGPPVFSSSHGTSVPLSSILPQVQLEAILWGLGTALGELPPYFISRAASLSGSRVDAMEELDASSESNGFLATRLTQMKRWFLSHAQYLNFFTILILASVPNPLFDLAGIMCGQFGIPFWEFFFATLIGKALIKTHIQTLFIISVCNNQLLDWVETELIRMLSFIPGFETMLPNIIAKLHSMKDKYMATKTPVTSNIKVNKWDFSFASVWNGVVTIMLLNFFVKIVNATAQRYLKKQQEKEFTGLKNKSS; encoded by the exons ATCTTCGTGCGAAGCATCAACAGGATTTAGAAAATTTGAATCTGTTGACACAGCCTTTCAGAACACTCAAACTTTTCAGTATGGCGATGATGCAGTATCTCAGGAAGTCGATAGCATATCTTTTGTCACATCGATGGTGTATGCTTTTCAGTACCATTGCTGTGCTTGCCTTAACACTGCTTGTGACAACCGACGGTCCTCATGTAAAG CATGTTGAGGAGGTTCTTCGATATCTCAAGTTTGGATTATGGTGGGTGGCTCTTGGTGTTGCATCTTCTATTGGCCTTG GGTCTGGTTTGCACACTTTTGTCCTCTATCTGGGCCCTCATATCGCTTTATTTACGATAAAAGCAATGAAGTGTGGGCGAGTTGACCTCAAAATGGCTCCCTATGATACAATACAATTCCAAAGAACTCCTCTATGGCTTCGCAAAGATTGTTCAGAGTTTGGCCCCCCTGTATTTTCATCTTCACATGGCACAAGTGTCCCACTTAGTAGTATACTGCCCCAAGTGCAGTTAGAGGCTATTTTGTGGGGCCTTGGAACCGCGCTTGGAGAGCTTCCCCCATATTTTATTTCACGAGCAG CAAGCCTCTCAGGTAGTAGAGTGGACGCAATGGAAGAACTAGATGCATCTTCTGAAAGTAATGGATTTCTAGCTACTCGTCTGACTCAAATGAAGCGCTGGTTTCTTTCCCATGCACAATATTTGAACTTCTTCACAATTCTAATACTTGCTTCG GTTCCAAATCCTCTATTTGATCTTGCTGGCATAATGTGTGGACAATTTGGGATCCCATTTTGGGAGTTCTTTTTTGCAACTTTGATTGGAAAGGCTCTCATTAAAACTCACATACAG ACTCTGTTTATAATTTCTGTTTGCAACAATCAACTTCTTGATTGGGTGGAAACCGAGTTGATTCGGATGCTTAGTTTTATACCTGGTTTTGAAACCATGTTACCAAACATCATTGCCAAGCTCCACTCCATGAAAGACAAGTATATGGCCACCAAAACACCTGTAACTTCAAATATAAAG GTGAACAAATGGGATTTCTCATTTGCTTCAGTTTGGAATGGCGTGGTTACGATCATGCTACTGAACTTTTTCGTTAAGATTGTAAATGCTACTGCACAGAGATACTTGAAGAAACAGCAAGAAAAGGAATTCACTGGTCTGAAGAACAAATCATCCTGA